Below is a genomic region from Thermochromatium tepidum ATCC 43061.
GACTCGACCCGCGCCTGATCGAGACCTGCATGACCGAGCCGAGCCAGACTCAAGCGCTTCGCACCCTGCGGGCCGGACTCGATCACACAACAAAGCGTGACGCTTCACACTAGGAACGACGACTCTTGAAACACTGGCTTTGGCTCTCGCTGGCAATCCTCATCCTGGATCAGGCCAGCAAATGGATGCTGCTCCTGGCGCTCGAACCCTATGAGGTCGTCGCCCTGATGCCCAACGTCAATCTGACGCTCATGTTCAACCCAGGCGCTGCCTTCAGCTTCTTGGCCGACTCCGGTGGCTGGCAGCGCTGGTTCTTCATGGGACTTGCACTCATGGTTAGCGCGGTGCTTACGGTCTGGCTGCTACGGCTTCCGGACGATGCACGCCTGCATGCCACCGCGCTCGCGCTCATCATCGGCGGGGCGCTCGGCAACCTCATCGACCGCGCCTGGCTCGGTCATGTGGTTGATTTCATCCAGGTCTCTCTGCCGTTCATCCCGCTGGCGATCTTCAACCCCTGGCCGGCGTTCAACCTTGCCGACAGCGCCATCACGCTCGGCGTGGTCCTGCTGCTGATCGTCACCCTGCG
It encodes:
- the lspA gene encoding signal peptidase II codes for the protein MKHWLWLSLAILILDQASKWMLLLALEPYEVVALMPNVNLTLMFNPGAAFSFLADSGGWQRWFFMGLALMVSAVLTVWLLRLPDDARLHATALALIIGGALGNLIDRAWLGHVVDFIQVSLPFIPLAIFNPWPAFNLADSAITLGVVLLLIVTLRAESAPPTP